The following proteins are co-located in the Corynebacterium aquilae DSM 44791 genome:
- a CDS encoding alanine/glycine:cation symporter family protein: MSATLLAAGSIDESIAGVFGGIVDWLEKIVFYSVSIGGADVPLVVVWLAAAGIFCTFFLRVRPIKDAQQTWKVVKGRLAHKNDPGDITSAQAMAIELSGTTGLGNIAGVAVAISIGGPGATLWIIIAGLFGMALKLAEATLSQMYRRVHPDGSISGGPMYYLKDGLTANGKPILGSIMAFIYAFGFMFAAMGAGNIFQSNQLAAHVIDATGGESSFFYGRAWILGLALAIAAALVILGGITAIARWTSKLVPLMSLLYAVSIVIVLALHIGDIPHAVQLIIEGAFNPTGVAGGAIGVAIIGIQRALFSNVAGVGTAGLAHSVTKNRNATEEGLVAAWEPFLDSVILCTMTALAIIVTDQYQNADGDGVVMATNAFATVHSFFPVILSICIVLFAFSTILSYSFYGKKAAGYLFKGNKIAETVYDIVYLIMIVVGAAVSLDMVVRFSDAMFFLVAIPNLLGLYLLAGPLRREIEGYRRMADDNSVPEIHEHTEPIDPLEAPNAVAKVVNR; this comes from the coding sequence ATGTCCGCGACGCTTCTCGCCGCGGGATCAATCGACGAATCCATCGCCGGCGTTTTCGGCGGCATCGTTGACTGGCTCGAAAAAATCGTCTTCTACTCCGTCAGCATCGGCGGAGCAGACGTCCCCCTCGTTGTCGTCTGGCTCGCAGCCGCCGGCATCTTCTGCACATTTTTCCTCCGCGTCCGCCCCATCAAGGACGCCCAACAAACCTGGAAAGTCGTCAAAGGCCGACTCGCCCACAAAAACGACCCCGGTGACATCACCTCCGCTCAAGCAATGGCCATTGAGCTCTCCGGCACCACCGGGCTAGGAAACATCGCCGGCGTGGCCGTCGCCATCTCCATCGGTGGTCCCGGCGCCACCCTATGGATCATCATCGCCGGACTGTTCGGCATGGCCCTCAAACTCGCCGAGGCAACACTGTCCCAGATGTACCGTCGCGTCCACCCCGACGGCAGCATCAGCGGTGGCCCCATGTACTACCTCAAAGACGGCCTCACCGCGAACGGGAAACCCATCCTCGGCTCCATCATGGCCTTCATCTACGCATTCGGATTCATGTTCGCCGCCATGGGTGCCGGTAACATCTTCCAGTCCAACCAGCTGGCCGCACACGTTATCGACGCAACAGGCGGCGAGTCCTCCTTCTTCTACGGACGCGCATGGATCCTGGGACTCGCACTCGCGATCGCCGCAGCACTCGTGATCCTCGGCGGCATTACCGCCATCGCCCGCTGGACCTCCAAACTGGTCCCGCTGATGTCCCTGCTCTACGCAGTCTCCATCGTCATCGTGCTGGCACTACACATCGGCGATATTCCCCACGCAGTACAGCTCATCATTGAAGGTGCTTTCAACCCGACCGGAGTCGCCGGCGGAGCCATCGGTGTCGCCATCATCGGCATCCAACGAGCACTGTTCTCCAACGTCGCCGGCGTCGGCACCGCAGGCTTGGCACACTCGGTCACCAAGAACCGCAATGCCACCGAAGAAGGCCTTGTCGCAGCATGGGAGCCCTTCCTCGACTCCGTCATCCTGTGCACCATGACCGCTCTCGCCATCATCGTCACCGATCAGTACCAAAACGCAGACGGCGACGGAGTGGTCATGGCCACCAACGCCTTCGCCACCGTGCACTCCTTCTTCCCCGTCATTCTGTCTATCTGTATCGTCTTGTTCGCCTTCTCCACCATCCTGAGTTACTCCTTCTATGGCAAGAAAGCAGCAGGCTACCTGTTCAAGGGCAACAAGATCGCAGAAACCGTCTACGACATCGTCTACCTCATCATGATCGTCGTTGGTGCGGCCGTTTCCCTGGACATGGTGGTGCGTTTCTCCGACGCCATGTTCTTCCTGGTCGCCATCCCCAACCTGCTCGGCCTCTACCTCCTGGCCGGGCCGCTGCGTCGAGAAATCGAAGGCTACCGCAGGATGGCCGACGACAACTCGGTGCCCGAAATCCACGAGCACACCGAACCCATCGACCCGCTCGAAGCCCCCAACGCCGTCGCCAAGGTTGTCAACCGATAA
- the gatC gene encoding Asp-tRNA(Asn)/Glu-tRNA(Gln) amidotransferase subunit GatC, which yields MSEISRDEVAHLATLARLALSEEELETFASQIDGIIDNVSAVRSVDADGVEPMSHPHSIRTTMRADEVEETLTAEQALDQAPAAQDGRFEVPQILGES from the coding sequence GTGTCTGAGATTTCGCGCGACGAGGTCGCACACCTCGCTACTCTCGCCCGCCTCGCCCTGAGCGAGGAAGAGCTGGAGACTTTCGCCAGCCAGATCGACGGGATTATCGACAACGTGTCGGCGGTTCGCAGCGTGGATGCCGACGGCGTCGAGCCCATGAGCCACCCCCACTCCATCCGCACCACCATGCGCGCCGATGAAGTAGAGGAAACGCTGACCGCCGAGCAAGCCCTCGACCAGGCCCCCGCAGCCCAAGATGGCCGCTTCGAAGTACCGCAGATCCTGGGAGAGAGCTAA
- a CDS encoding ATP-dependent 6-phosphofructokinase yields MRIATLTSGGDCPGLNAVIRGIVRTATSYGSTVVGYQDGWVGLMEDRRVQLYDDENIDRILLRGGTILGTGRLHPDAFKQGLNQIKENLADAGVDALIPIGGEGTLKGAKWLSDNGIPVVGVPKTIDNDVNGTDYTFGFDTAVSVATDAIDRLHTTAESHNRVMIVEVMGRHVGWIALHAGMAGGAHYIVVPEEPFDIEEICKAMERRFQMGEKYGIIVVAEGALPKPGTMDFNEGGVDQFGHQTFNGIGQVIGDEIKRRLGHDVRTTVLGHIQRGGTPTSYDRVLATRYGVHAARACHTGDFGTCVALHGEHIDLIPLEEAVGTLKRVPAGRIATARALFG; encoded by the coding sequence ATGCGTATTGCCACACTCACCTCGGGCGGCGACTGCCCGGGACTTAACGCCGTCATCCGCGGCATCGTCCGTACCGCGACTTCTTATGGTTCGACGGTGGTGGGCTACCAGGACGGCTGGGTCGGCCTCATGGAAGACCGCCGCGTCCAGCTCTATGACGATGAAAATATCGACCGCATCCTCTTGCGTGGCGGCACCATCCTCGGCACCGGCCGACTCCACCCCGACGCCTTCAAGCAAGGCCTTAACCAAATCAAGGAAAACCTCGCGGACGCGGGCGTTGACGCCTTGATCCCCATCGGCGGTGAAGGCACCCTCAAGGGTGCGAAGTGGTTGTCTGATAACGGTATTCCCGTCGTCGGCGTCCCGAAGACCATCGACAACGACGTCAACGGCACTGACTACACCTTCGGTTTCGACACCGCGGTCTCCGTAGCCACTGACGCGATTGACCGCCTGCACACCACCGCAGAATCCCACAACCGAGTCATGATCGTGGAGGTCATGGGGCGTCACGTGGGCTGGATTGCACTGCACGCCGGTATGGCCGGCGGTGCCCACTACATCGTGGTCCCCGAGGAGCCCTTCGACATCGAAGAGATCTGCAAGGCCATGGAGCGTCGCTTCCAGATGGGCGAGAAGTACGGCATCATCGTCGTCGCCGAGGGCGCCCTGCCCAAGCCCGGCACCATGGACTTCAACGAGGGCGGTGTCGACCAGTTCGGCCACCAGACCTTCAACGGCATCGGCCAGGTCATCGGTGATGAGATCAAACGCCGCCTGGGCCACGACGTGCGCACCACGGTGCTCGGCCACATTCAGCGTGGTGGTACCCCCACCTCCTACGACCGTGTGCTGGCAACCCGCTACGGCGTGCACGCTGCCCGGGCCTGCCACACCGGAGATTTCGGTACCTGCGTTGCCCTGCACGGTGAACACATCGACCTGATTCCGTTGGAAGAGGCGGTTGGCACCCTCAAGCGTGTTCCCGCTGGACGTATCGCAACCGCCCGCGCTTTGTTCGGCTAA
- a CDS encoding DHA2 family efflux MFS transporter permease subunit: MTKNPAPETPDLKDAWRALIALCIGFFMILLDQTIVAVATPDFQRELGADLSQVVWVTSIYLLTFAVPLLVTGRLGDRFGQRRVYMAGMALFTLSSLACGIAPNIETLIIARAVQGFGASLLTPQTMAVINRIFPRNKRGAAMGVWGAVAGLATLAGPLLGGVIVAHIGWQWIFFINVPIGVLSLILVYKWVPHLDTMARKLDFFSVVLSILGVFAIVFSVQEGPNLGWPLWLFGVLAVGIVLIAVFLRLQARATARGTEALLPLEVFHNHNFSMGAFSIAMMGFAVAGTMLPIMLFLQDSAGLGAEKAGLMLAPMALISGGLAPMVGRLSDVKHPRTLSMIGFGMMTGAMVALVIVMRDGVPYLFMLIPIIMMGFGNAFVWSPNSATSMRDVPMHIVGAASGVYNTSRQVGSVVGSAAIGAAMQVGVRHTSYGTAMGLSMILPALALLLGLIAVSRFTERA, from the coding sequence GTGACGAAAAATCCTGCACCGGAAACTCCAGACCTTAAAGATGCATGGCGCGCACTGATCGCGCTGTGCATCGGCTTTTTCATGATCCTGCTGGATCAAACCATCGTGGCCGTGGCAACCCCAGATTTCCAGCGGGAACTGGGGGCGGACTTATCTCAGGTGGTGTGGGTGACCAGTATCTACCTGCTGACCTTCGCAGTGCCGCTGTTGGTGACGGGGCGCCTGGGCGATCGCTTCGGGCAGCGCCGCGTTTATATGGCCGGCATGGCTTTGTTCACGCTGAGTTCGCTCGCGTGCGGCATCGCCCCAAACATTGAAACCCTCATCATTGCCCGCGCGGTACAAGGGTTTGGTGCCTCGCTGCTCACCCCCCAAACCATGGCCGTGATCAACCGCATCTTTCCCCGTAACAAGCGCGGCGCGGCGATGGGTGTGTGGGGCGCAGTTGCCGGCCTTGCGACTCTAGCCGGCCCGCTTTTGGGTGGCGTCATTGTCGCCCATATCGGCTGGCAATGGATCTTTTTCATCAACGTCCCCATCGGAGTACTGTCCCTGATCCTGGTCTACAAGTGGGTTCCGCACCTCGACACCATGGCCCGAAAACTGGACTTCTTCAGCGTGGTGTTGTCCATCCTGGGCGTGTTTGCGATTGTGTTTTCCGTGCAGGAAGGCCCGAACTTGGGATGGCCGTTGTGGCTGTTCGGGGTGCTCGCAGTGGGAATCGTGCTCATCGCCGTGTTCCTGCGCTTGCAAGCGCGTGCCACCGCGCGTGGAACCGAAGCCCTGCTTCCTCTTGAGGTCTTCCACAACCATAATTTCTCCATGGGTGCTTTCAGTATCGCGATGATGGGCTTCGCGGTCGCCGGAACCATGCTGCCCATCATGCTGTTCTTGCAGGACTCCGCCGGGCTGGGTGCTGAAAAAGCCGGGCTGATGCTCGCGCCAATGGCACTGATCTCTGGCGGTCTGGCCCCCATGGTGGGCAGGCTCTCGGACGTCAAACACCCGCGTACTTTGTCGATGATTGGTTTCGGCATGATGACCGGCGCCATGGTCGCGTTGGTCATCGTCATGCGTGACGGGGTGCCCTACCTGTTCATGCTGATCCCGATCATCATGATGGGTTTCGGCAACGCCTTTGTGTGGTCGCCGAATTCTGCAACCAGCATGCGAGACGTGCCCATGCACATTGTGGGTGCGGCTTCCGGCGTGTACAACACCTCCCGACAGGTCGGTTCCGTGGTCGGCTCGGCAGCAATCGGTGCAGCAATGCAAGTTGGTGTTCGCCACACTTCCTACGGCACCGCCATGGGTTTGTCCATGATTTTGCCTGCTCTGGCTCTCCTCCTCGGCTTGATTGCAGTGAGTCGCTTTACCGAACGGGCATAA
- a CDS encoding NAD(P)-dependent alcohol dehydrogenase, with protein MTAVTVLQKTSVDAPFTQAVINRRELRDDDIFIDIQAAGICHSDIHTIRNEWGEAHFPLTVGHEIAGIVTQVGDKVTKYRVGDRVGVGCLVNSCRECQPCREDEEQNCERHKVGTYNSRDIDDTITQGGYATGIVVPEHFACRIPDSLSFEHAAPLLCAGITTYQPLKRWVKAGDKVAVLGLGGLGHMGVQIAAALGADVTVLSRTTAKADLAQELGARQLLATSEEDFFDRHRGEFDVILNTISADIDVDRYLSLLTRHGVMAVVGLPPEAQPLHFGALIGGAKVLTGSNIGGIKQTQEMLDFCAEHGIYARTELINPDQVDETYDRVVAGDVHFRAVIDTTKLPRPE; from the coding sequence ATGACAGCCGTAACAGTCCTGCAGAAAACCTCCGTCGACGCGCCCTTCACCCAAGCGGTCATCAACCGCCGCGAACTGCGCGACGACGACATCTTTATCGACATCCAAGCCGCCGGAATCTGCCACAGCGACATTCACACCATCCGCAACGAATGGGGCGAGGCCCACTTCCCGCTGACCGTCGGCCACGAAATCGCCGGCATCGTCACCCAGGTCGGAGACAAGGTCACCAAATACCGCGTCGGCGACCGAGTAGGGGTTGGCTGCCTGGTGAATTCCTGCCGTGAATGTCAACCCTGCCGCGAGGACGAGGAACAAAACTGTGAACGCCACAAAGTTGGCACCTACAACTCCCGCGACATCGACGACACCATCACCCAAGGTGGCTACGCCACCGGCATCGTCGTGCCTGAGCACTTCGCCTGCCGCATCCCCGACTCCTTGAGCTTCGAACACGCCGCACCACTGCTGTGCGCCGGCATTACCACCTATCAGCCACTGAAACGCTGGGTGAAAGCAGGGGACAAGGTAGCTGTCCTGGGCTTGGGCGGACTCGGCCACATGGGCGTGCAAATCGCAGCCGCCCTCGGCGCGGATGTCACCGTGTTGTCCCGCACCACCGCCAAAGCAGACCTGGCACAAGAACTCGGCGCGCGCCAACTTCTAGCCACCAGCGAAGAAGACTTCTTTGACCGCCACCGTGGCGAATTCGACGTCATCCTCAACACAATCTCCGCCGATATCGACGTCGACCGCTACCTTTCCCTGCTGACCCGTCACGGTGTCATGGCCGTTGTGGGCCTGCCCCCAGAAGCACAACCTTTGCACTTCGGCGCATTGATCGGTGGGGCCAAGGTGCTCACCGGATCCAACATCGGCGGCATCAAACAAACCCAAGAAATGCTCGACTTCTGCGCCGAGCACGGCATCTACGCGCGCACCGAACTGATCAACCCCGACCAAGTCGACGAGACCTACGACCGGGTTGTTGCCGGTGACGTCCACTTCCGCGCCGTCATTGACACCACCAAGCTGCCCCGACCGGAATAA
- the gatA gene encoding Asp-tRNA(Asn)/Glu-tRNA(Gln) amidotransferase subunit GatA: MSNNNFLVDNSSNELTRKTAAELAAAIHSGEVSSREVTQAHLDRIAEVDDTIHAFLHVGADEALATADAVDKSIAAGDKPASALAGVPLALKDVFTTTDAPTTCASKMLEGYMSPYDATVTAKIRAAGIPILGKTNMDEFAMGSSTENSAYGPTHNPWDIERTAGGSGGGSSAALASGEAPLAIGTDTGGSIRQPAALTNTVGVKPTYGTVSRYGLVACASSLDQGGPTARTVLDTALLHEVIAGHDRFDATSVDRPVAPVVAAAREGANGDLKGVKVGVVKQFDREGYQPGVLEQFHAAVEQLTAQGAEVVEVDCPHFDDALAAYYLILPCEVSSNLARFDGMRYGMRVGDDGTRSAEEVMALTRAEGFGPEVKRRIILGTYALSVGYYDAYYLQAQRVRTLIAQDFAKAYEKCDVLVSPTTPTTAFKLGEKVSDPLAMYNFDLCTLPLNLAGLCGMSVPAGLASDTGLPVGLQIMAPAFADDRLYRVGAAFEAGRR; the protein is encoded by the coding sequence ATGTCGAACAACAACTTCCTGGTAGACAACTCCAGCAACGAGCTCACCCGCAAAACCGCGGCGGAACTCGCAGCAGCCATCCACTCCGGCGAGGTCTCCTCCCGCGAAGTCACCCAGGCCCACCTGGACCGCATCGCAGAGGTTGACGACACCATCCACGCCTTCCTGCACGTCGGCGCCGACGAGGCACTGGCTACAGCGGACGCCGTCGACAAGTCCATCGCCGCCGGCGACAAGCCCGCCTCCGCGCTGGCTGGCGTCCCGTTGGCGCTCAAGGACGTGTTCACCACCACCGACGCGCCGACCACCTGTGCATCCAAGATGCTCGAGGGCTACATGTCGCCCTACGACGCCACCGTGACCGCCAAGATTCGCGCCGCTGGTATCCCGATTCTGGGCAAGACCAACATGGACGAGTTCGCCATGGGCTCCTCCACCGAAAACTCCGCCTACGGCCCCACCCACAACCCCTGGGACATCGAGCGCACCGCCGGCGGTTCCGGTGGCGGTTCTTCCGCAGCCCTGGCCTCCGGCGAAGCCCCGCTGGCCATCGGCACCGACACCGGTGGATCCATCCGCCAGCCCGCCGCACTAACCAACACCGTCGGCGTCAAGCCCACCTACGGCACCGTCTCCCGCTACGGCCTGGTCGCCTGTGCATCCTCCCTGGACCAGGGTGGCCCGACCGCACGCACCGTGCTGGACACCGCGCTGCTGCACGAGGTCATCGCCGGTCACGACCGCTTCGACGCCACCAGCGTTGATCGTCCTGTTGCTCCCGTCGTCGCAGCTGCCCGCGAAGGCGCAAACGGCGACCTGAAGGGCGTCAAAGTTGGTGTCGTTAAGCAGTTCGACCGTGAGGGCTACCAGCCCGGCGTGCTCGAGCAGTTCCACGCCGCCGTCGAACAGCTCACCGCCCAAGGTGCCGAGGTCGTTGAGGTCGATTGCCCCCACTTCGACGACGCACTTGCCGCGTATTACCTGATTCTCCCCTGCGAAGTGTCCTCCAACCTCGCTCGCTTCGACGGCATGCGCTACGGCATGCGCGTCGGCGACGACGGCACCCGCTCCGCCGAAGAAGTCATGGCATTGACCCGTGCCGAAGGCTTCGGCCCTGAGGTCAAGCGCCGCATCATCCTGGGCACCTACGCGCTGTCCGTCGGCTACTACGACGCCTACTACCTTCAGGCACAGCGCGTCCGAACCTTGATCGCCCAGGACTTCGCCAAGGCCTACGAAAAGTGCGATGTGCTCGTCTCCCCGACGACGCCCACCACCGCCTTCAAGCTGGGCGAAAAGGTCTCCGATCCGCTGGCAATGTACAACTTCGACTTGTGCACCCTGCCGCTGAACCTCGCCGGCCTGTGCGGCATGTCCGTGCCCGCAGGACTAGCCAGCGACACCGGCCTCCCGGTCGGCCTGCAAATCATGGCCCCCGCCTTCGCCGATGATCGCCTCTACCGCGTCGGCGCAGCCTTCGAAGCCGGTCGCCGCTAA
- a CDS encoding GntR family transcriptional regulator, translated as MADWMSALDTFERPTLKGSAEALIRKALLDGSMRPGEIYSANALSSSLKISNSPVREAMMSLADRGLLEPVRNRGFRVVEMSPKDRQEVYDLRRLIEVEAVQRVAMAGVSEAVGDRLQQLAQRTVDILEQVSEGDIFDYLEADHDFHMYLISQVGNARWTRLVGQLRDQSRINGAYIHLREKGLLMQSAREHLELVDAIIGRDGQRAADVMVRHLEYARP; from the coding sequence ATGGCCGACTGGATGAGTGCTCTCGACACGTTTGAGCGGCCGACGTTAAAGGGGTCTGCCGAGGCCCTCATTAGAAAAGCGCTGCTAGACGGCTCAATGAGGCCCGGTGAAATCTACAGTGCCAACGCGCTATCTAGCTCGCTGAAAATCTCGAACTCGCCGGTGCGTGAGGCGATGATGTCGCTGGCCGATCGGGGTCTACTGGAGCCGGTGCGAAACCGGGGTTTTCGCGTGGTGGAGATGAGCCCTAAGGATCGGCAAGAGGTCTACGACCTGCGGCGATTGATTGAAGTTGAAGCTGTGCAGCGAGTGGCCATGGCGGGGGTGTCCGAGGCTGTGGGGGATAGGCTGCAGCAGCTCGCCCAGCGCACGGTGGATATCCTTGAACAGGTGAGTGAGGGGGATATCTTCGACTATTTGGAAGCGGACCATGACTTCCATATGTATCTCATCTCCCAGGTGGGAAACGCTCGCTGGACGCGCCTGGTGGGGCAGTTGCGCGATCAGTCGCGCATCAACGGCGCCTATATTCACCTGCGGGAAAAGGGCTTGTTGATGCAAAGTGCGCGAGAGCATCTGGAGCTGGTTGATGCCATTATTGGCCGCGATGGGCAGCGTGCGGCGGACGTTATGGTGCGCCATCTGGAGTATGCGCGCCCTTAA
- a CDS encoding amino acid-binding ACT domain protein: MSYLLRVVLPDTPGSLGKLADALGSVEGNIQSVDVVHVFESGPDAGTAMDDIVVTLPPHCLPDSLISAAESIEGVQVDSIRPFSGTVDRRGQINVLALVAANRRNTARAMEELVNALPQSMTAGWAIALDVSKAATRVAASGAAPEDDSSNPQIRGVESARVLDPETETWIPESWALLDAALAATPIGSTGIVLVVGRPGGPDFLASEVEHLGNLGDIVGAILG, translated from the coding sequence ATGTCATATTTGCTCCGCGTCGTGTTGCCTGACACTCCCGGAAGCCTCGGCAAGTTGGCCGACGCATTGGGTTCTGTTGAGGGCAATATCCAGTCTGTGGACGTGGTTCACGTGTTTGAGTCTGGGCCGGACGCTGGCACCGCTATGGATGACATCGTGGTCACCTTGCCGCCCCATTGTTTGCCGGATTCTTTGATTTCGGCGGCGGAGTCGATCGAGGGTGTGCAGGTTGATTCTATTCGCCCCTTTAGCGGGACGGTGGATCGCCGGGGGCAGATTAATGTGCTGGCGCTGGTGGCCGCGAATCGTCGCAACACTGCCCGGGCGATGGAAGAACTCGTCAACGCCTTGCCGCAGTCAATGACGGCCGGTTGGGCGATTGCTTTGGATGTCTCCAAGGCTGCGACCCGCGTCGCCGCTAGCGGTGCTGCCCCGGAGGACGATAGTTCCAATCCGCAGATTCGTGGCGTGGAGTCTGCTCGCGTGCTGGATCCGGAGACTGAGACGTGGATTCCGGAGTCGTGGGCGCTGTTGGATGCTGCGTTGGCCGCTACCCCGATCGGTTCCACGGGCATTGTCCTGGTGGTTGGCCGCCCGGGTGGCCCGGACTTTTTGGCCTCCGAGGTGGAGCACCTGGGCAATTTGGGTGATATTGTGGGCGCGATTTTGGGCTAG
- the gatB gene encoding Asp-tRNA(Asn)/Glu-tRNA(Gln) amidotransferase subunit GatB: MSAMTDLMDFDDVVAQFDPVMGLEVHVELATETKMFSASSAHFGAAPNSHIDPVSLGLPGALPVVNAKGVEWAIKIGLALNCSIAESSRFARKNYFYPDQPKNYQISQYDEPIAYDGYLDVVLDDGTEWRVEIERAHMEEDTGKLTHLGGADGRIHGATSSLVDCNRAGVPLIEIVTKPIEGAGERAPEVARAYVSALRELVAALGVSDARMDQGSMRVDSNVSLKPKGQDEFGTRTETKNINSLKSVEQAVRFEMMRQAQVIVDGGEIIQETRHYQESDGSTTSGRVKETAEDYRYFNDPDLPPVIAPREWVEEIRATLPELPWVRKARIQKEWGLKDAEMRDLVNAGALDLIIETVEAGTTPDEARSWWVSYLTQKANAAGVELSELAITPAQVAEVVGLIKEGKLTNKLARQAVDGVLEGEGSVSEVVAARGLEVVRDDGAIEKAVDEALAANPDIVEKIRGGNAKAGGAIVGAVMKATRGKADPALVNKLIAEKCK, encoded by the coding sequence ATGTCCGCCATGACTGATCTGATGGATTTTGACGACGTCGTCGCCCAGTTCGACCCGGTGATGGGTCTTGAGGTGCACGTCGAGCTCGCAACCGAGACCAAGATGTTCTCCGCCAGCTCCGCGCACTTTGGCGCAGCCCCGAACTCCCACATTGACCCGGTGTCCCTGGGCCTGCCCGGCGCACTGCCCGTGGTCAACGCCAAGGGCGTGGAGTGGGCAATCAAGATTGGTTTGGCGCTGAACTGCTCCATCGCAGAATCCTCCCGTTTCGCGCGGAAGAACTACTTCTACCCGGATCAGCCGAAGAACTACCAGATCTCCCAGTACGACGAGCCGATCGCATATGACGGCTACCTCGATGTGGTGCTCGACGACGGTACCGAGTGGCGCGTTGAGATCGAGCGCGCCCACATGGAGGAAGACACCGGCAAGCTGACCCACCTCGGTGGCGCGGACGGCCGTATTCACGGTGCTACCAGCTCCCTGGTGGACTGCAACCGTGCCGGCGTTCCGCTGATTGAGATCGTGACCAAGCCCATCGAGGGCGCCGGCGAGCGTGCACCCGAGGTCGCTCGCGCTTATGTGTCCGCGCTGCGTGAGCTGGTTGCGGCTCTTGGCGTGTCCGATGCCCGCATGGATCAGGGCTCCATGCGTGTGGACTCCAACGTGTCTCTGAAGCCCAAGGGCCAGGACGAGTTCGGTACCCGCACCGAGACCAAGAACATTAACTCCTTGAAGTCTGTTGAGCAGGCCGTGCGCTTCGAGATGATGCGCCAGGCTCAGGTCATCGTCGATGGTGGCGAAATTATTCAGGAGACCCGCCACTACCAGGAGTCCGACGGCTCGACGACCTCTGGTCGTGTCAAGGAAACCGCTGAGGATTACCGCTACTTCAATGACCCGGATCTTCCTCCGGTGATTGCTCCGCGTGAGTGGGTTGAGGAGATCCGCGCCACCCTGCCGGAGCTTCCGTGGGTGCGCAAGGCCCGCATCCAGAAGGAGTGGGGCCTGAAGGACGCTGAAATGCGTGACTTGGTCAACGCTGGCGCACTTGATCTCATTATCGAGACCGTGGAGGCTGGTACCACCCCGGATGAGGCTCGTTCCTGGTGGGTGTCCTACCTGACCCAGAAGGCTAATGCTGCAGGCGTTGAACTGAGCGAGTTGGCAATTACCCCCGCCCAGGTGGCTGAGGTCGTTGGTCTGATTAAGGAAGGCAAGCTCACCAACAAGCTTGCCCGTCAGGCTGTTGACGGCGTGCTCGAGGGCGAAGGCTCTGTCTCTGAGGTCGTGGCTGCCCGTGGTCTGGAAGTTGTCCGTGACGATGGGGCCATCGAGAAGGCCGTGGATGAGGCTTTGGCTGCCAACCCCGACATCGTTGAGAAGATCCGTGGCGGTAATGCCAAGGCTGGCGGCGCCATCGTGGGCGCTGTCATGAAGGCCACCCGTGGCAAGGCTGACCCGGCTTTGGTTAACAAGCTGATTGCCGAGAAGTGCAAGTAG